A genomic region of Caulobacter vibrioides contains the following coding sequences:
- the cyoA gene encoding ubiquinol oxidase subunit II: MRPSFRSPLSSRALKSLLLAPALLALGGCDWVVMNPSGDIANQQRDLIILATVLMLLIIVPVIALTLFFAWKYRSSNEEATYAPDWHHSTRLEIVIWAAPLVIITILGAVTWTSTHLLDPYRPLDRIAPGRSAENIKPLRVQVVALDWKWLFIYPELGIATVNEMAAPVDRPLNFELTSSSVMNSFYVPALAGQIYAMPGMTTKLHAVINKPGQFEGFSANYSGDGFSHMRFKFRGMSEADFARWTAEVRKGGGRLDGSRYLVLEKPSQKVPPQRFAAVDEDLFHRAVNRCVEPGKMCQHDMMRIDAKGGLGMAGVYNVTTLEYDKRVRRGEGGGLRTFVAALCAPFTAPPAR, translated from the coding sequence ATGCGACCAAGCTTCAGATCCCCCCTGTCGTCACGCGCCCTCAAGTCGTTGTTGCTCGCGCCAGCCTTGCTGGCGCTGGGCGGCTGCGACTGGGTGGTGATGAACCCGTCCGGCGACATCGCCAACCAGCAGCGCGACCTGATCATCCTCGCGACTGTGCTGATGTTGTTGATCATCGTCCCGGTCATCGCCCTGACCCTGTTCTTCGCCTGGAAGTACCGGTCGTCGAACGAGGAGGCGACCTACGCTCCCGACTGGCACCACTCCACCCGCCTGGAGATCGTGATCTGGGCCGCGCCGCTGGTGATCATCACCATCCTGGGCGCGGTGACCTGGACCAGCACGCACCTGCTGGACCCCTATCGGCCGCTGGACCGCATCGCGCCCGGGCGCTCGGCCGAGAACATCAAGCCGCTCAGGGTCCAGGTCGTCGCGCTCGATTGGAAGTGGCTGTTCATCTATCCCGAACTGGGCATCGCCACGGTCAACGAGATGGCCGCGCCGGTCGATCGGCCGCTGAACTTCGAGCTGACCAGCTCGTCGGTGATGAACTCGTTCTACGTGCCGGCTCTGGCGGGTCAGATCTACGCCATGCCCGGCATGACCACCAAGCTGCACGCGGTGATCAACAAGCCCGGCCAGTTCGAGGGCTTCTCGGCCAACTACAGCGGCGACGGCTTCTCGCACATGCGCTTCAAGTTCCGCGGCATGAGCGAGGCGGACTTCGCGCGCTGGACCGCTGAGGTCCGCAAGGGCGGCGGTCGCCTGGACGGCTCTCGCTACCTCGTCCTTGAAAAGCCCAGTCAGAAGGTCCCGCCCCAGCGCTTCGCCGCCGTGGACGAGGACCTGTTCCACCGGGCCGTCAATCGCTGCGTCGAGCCTGGCAAGATGTGCCAGCACGACATGATGCGCATCGACGCCAAGGGCGGCCTGGGCATGGCCGGCGTCTACAACGTCACCACGCTCGAATACGACAAACGCGTCCGACGCGGCGAAGGCGGCGGCCTGCGCACGTTCGTCGCCGCACTTTGCGCGCCTTTTACCGCCCCGCCCGCGCGCTGA
- a CDS encoding ATP-dependent nuclease: MHISKLQLVNYRNFSRADVLFKSGINTIIGENGSGKTNLFRAIRLLLDDNLLRAVYRLDEGDFHRGLGDWRGHWIIISLEFDNVSKDEAIQSLFLHGAGNIEDGDIGRATYNLIFRPKAAVRAKLAELEEGDVDGLTDVLSGVTIADYETIFTGKSEADFTDLDVYRNLVGDFDAVRFPDASFPPEIGGKIPGIMAVSKEVCFTFVQALRDVVADFQNNRTNPLLTLLKSKSGEIDPADFAPITAMVEELNTAIEELPDVETIRSDILATINDAAGETYSPHGLSIKSDLSNEADRLFQSLKLFVGEAEPGYEGAIHELSLGGANLIYLTLKLLEFKYQKAKQSFANFLVVEEPEAHIHTHIQKTLFDRLNYSDTQIIYSTHSTHISEVCNVETINVLGRNGGACEVYQPATGLGPEEIGNIQRYLDAVRSNLLFAKSVVLVEGDAEEILVPILIKKVFGVSLDELGVSLINIRSTGFENVAVLFHDQRIRKRCAIVTDLDDAFIDTAPNPLDDEDDEKVKEAARAAQKAGLERKAALATFTHGNSWLTTHFADHTFEVDFLISGSNAAKVVSILGEVYKSPATIALAKSELEDKDIAVSGTRMLSMANRMGKGWFAILLAKVIDHHTIIPSYILDAVFAAHLMPSTEVWANILAYRIRLQEKDGLMGPTAIADARAALKTYREGAIDFPAMRAAMLKALPGDELNEVLADF; the protein is encoded by the coding sequence ATGCATATCTCCAAGCTACAGCTGGTGAACTACCGTAACTTCAGCCGCGCTGATGTGCTCTTCAAGTCCGGCATCAACACCATCATCGGCGAGAATGGCTCGGGCAAGACCAACCTCTTTCGTGCGATCAGGCTGCTACTCGACGACAATCTCCTGCGCGCGGTCTACCGCCTCGACGAAGGCGACTTCCACCGCGGCCTGGGCGACTGGCGCGGTCACTGGATCATCATCAGTCTCGAGTTCGACAACGTCTCGAAGGACGAGGCTATCCAGTCGTTGTTCCTCCATGGCGCGGGCAATATTGAGGACGGCGACATCGGCCGCGCCACTTACAACCTGATCTTCCGGCCCAAGGCGGCGGTACGCGCGAAGTTGGCGGAACTGGAAGAGGGAGATGTCGATGGTCTAACCGACGTCCTGTCGGGAGTGACCATCGCGGACTACGAGACGATCTTCACCGGCAAGAGCGAGGCGGATTTCACCGATCTCGACGTCTACAGGAACTTGGTTGGCGACTTCGACGCCGTGCGTTTCCCAGATGCGTCCTTCCCTCCGGAAATAGGTGGCAAAATCCCCGGCATCATGGCGGTGTCAAAGGAGGTCTGCTTTACCTTTGTCCAGGCGCTGCGGGATGTTGTCGCCGACTTCCAGAACAATCGGACCAATCCTCTCCTTACCCTGCTGAAGAGCAAGAGCGGCGAGATCGACCCTGCCGACTTCGCCCCGATAACCGCGATGGTTGAGGAGCTGAACACGGCGATCGAAGAGCTTCCGGACGTCGAGACCATCCGGTCCGACATCCTCGCCACCATCAACGACGCGGCTGGCGAGACCTATTCGCCTCACGGTCTGTCGATCAAGTCCGACCTCTCCAATGAGGCGGACCGTCTGTTCCAGTCTCTCAAGCTCTTCGTCGGCGAGGCCGAACCTGGTTACGAAGGCGCGATCCATGAGCTGAGCCTTGGCGGCGCCAACCTTATCTACCTCACGCTCAAGCTGCTCGAGTTCAAGTACCAGAAGGCGAAGCAGTCCTTCGCCAACTTCTTGGTGGTCGAGGAGCCGGAAGCGCACATCCACACCCACATCCAGAAGACACTGTTCGATAGGCTGAACTACAGCGACACCCAGATCATCTATTCAACCCATTCCACGCACATCTCCGAGGTCTGCAACGTCGAGACCATCAATGTGCTGGGGCGCAATGGCGGCGCTTGTGAGGTCTACCAGCCCGCAACCGGCCTGGGTCCAGAGGAGATCGGCAATATCCAGCGCTACCTCGATGCGGTGCGCAGCAACCTGCTTTTCGCCAAGAGTGTGGTGCTGGTCGAGGGGGACGCCGAGGAGATTCTCGTCCCGATTCTGATCAAGAAGGTCTTCGGGGTCAGTCTGGATGAGCTGGGCGTCAGCCTGATCAATATCCGAAGCACGGGCTTCGAAAATGTCGCGGTGCTGTTCCATGATCAGCGAATCCGCAAGCGCTGCGCCATCGTCACGGACCTGGACGATGCTTTTATCGACACGGCGCCAAACCCTCTGGACGATGAGGACGACGAGAAGGTCAAGGAGGCAGCGCGCGCGGCTCAAAAGGCTGGCTTGGAGCGAAAGGCCGCTCTGGCCACGTTCACCCACGGAAACAGCTGGCTGACGACCCATTTCGCGGATCACACCTTCGAGGTGGACTTCCTCATCAGCGGGTCCAACGCCGCTAAAGTCGTCAGCATTCTGGGCGAGGTCTACAAGTCGCCGGCGACTATCGCGCTGGCAAAATCAGAACTTGAAGACAAGGATATCGCCGTCTCCGGCACCCGCATGCTCAGCATGGCCAACCGCATGGGAAAGGGGTGGTTCGCCATCCTGTTGGCCAAGGTGATCGACCACCACACCATCATTCCCAGCTACATTTTGGATGCGGTGTTCGCCGCCCACCTCATGCCCAGCACCGAGGTCTGGGCCAATATCCTCGCCTACCGGATCCGGCTTCAGGAGAAAGATGGCCTGATGGGGCCGACCGCGATCGCTGATGCTCGCGCCGCCCTGAAGACCTATCGTGAGGGCGCGATCGACTTCCCGGCAATGCGCGCCGCCATGCTCAAGGCTCTGCCGGGAGACGAACTCAACGAAGTGCTGGCGGATTTCTAG
- a CDS encoding GntR family transcriptional regulator, translating to MIRSAPNAAAAVAEHLRDQIVQGLLRPGVLLRQEAVAAELGVSRIPVFHALAKLESEGLIEISPNRAAFVSTPSARRCLEIFDLRRLLESDMLARAIGQHTPKTLRAVRAVMLELEDDEGPRAWIAADRRYYAALYAPADRDLTLMTVQNLRNAVDRIYLASELPVLEREVWIDRYQGLFDAVAAGDLERSALLLSRNIQAMQSLVASLLPDQPANGTTGA from the coding sequence ATGATCCGCTCCGCCCCCAACGCCGCCGCGGCGGTCGCCGAACACCTTCGTGACCAGATCGTTCAAGGGCTGCTCCGGCCCGGCGTCCTACTTCGCCAGGAAGCTGTCGCCGCCGAGCTGGGCGTCAGCCGCATCCCGGTCTTCCACGCGCTCGCCAAGCTGGAGTCGGAAGGGCTGATCGAGATCTCGCCCAACCGCGCCGCCTTCGTTTCCACGCCCAGCGCGCGTCGTTGCCTGGAGATCTTTGATCTTCGCCGTCTCCTCGAAAGCGACATGCTCGCGCGGGCGATCGGCCAGCACACGCCCAAAACCCTGCGCGCGGTCAGGGCGGTGATGCTTGAGCTGGAGGACGATGAGGGTCCCCGCGCCTGGATCGCCGCCGATCGCCGCTACTACGCCGCCCTCTACGCGCCAGCCGATCGGGACCTGACCCTGATGACGGTGCAGAACCTGCGCAACGCCGTCGATCGGATCTACCTGGCCAGCGAACTGCCCGTGCTCGAACGCGAGGTGTGGATCGACCGCTATCAGGGCCTCTTCGACGCGGTCGCGGCGGGCGATCTCGAGCGTTCGGCGCTGCTGCTGAGCCGAAACATCCAAGCGATGCAGTCGCTTGTCGCCAGCCTTTTGCCAGACCAGCCCGCCAACGGAACGACAGGCGCCTAG
- the cyoC gene encoding cytochrome o ubiquinol oxidase subunit III, with protein sequence MAAHSHAVSTADPNQFYLTKEHHPENGTLLGFWIYLMSDCLIFAVLFACYAVLGQSYAAGPSGADLFDLKLVAINTGLLLLSSITYGFAMIAAQARKVKPVLIWLGVTGLLGVGFLSLEIYEFAHLIHEGATPQRSAFLSSFFVLVGTHGLHVTFGVIWLVTLMVQVAQRGLGVEMRRRLMCLSMFWHFLDVIWIGVFSFVYLLGVLK encoded by the coding sequence ATGGCCGCTCATTCCCATGCCGTATCAACGGCCGATCCAAACCAGTTCTACCTGACCAAGGAGCACCACCCCGAGAACGGAACCCTGCTGGGGTTCTGGATCTACCTGATGAGCGACTGCCTGATCTTCGCGGTCCTGTTCGCCTGCTACGCTGTCCTGGGACAGAGCTACGCGGCCGGACCGTCAGGCGCGGACCTGTTCGACCTGAAGCTTGTGGCCATCAACACCGGTCTGCTGCTGCTGTCCTCGATCACCTACGGCTTTGCGATGATCGCGGCCCAGGCCCGGAAGGTGAAGCCGGTGCTGATCTGGCTAGGCGTCACCGGTCTGCTGGGCGTCGGCTTCCTGTCGCTGGAAATCTATGAGTTCGCGCACCTGATCCACGAGGGCGCCACGCCGCAGCGCAGCGCGTTCCTGTCGTCGTTCTTCGTGCTGGTCGGAACGCACGGCCTGCACGTGACCTTCGGCGTCATCTGGCTGGTCACCCTGATGGTCCAGGTCGCCCAGCGCGGCCTCGGCGTCGAGATGCGACGCCGACTGATGTGCCTGTCGATGTTCTGGCACTTCCTGGACGTCATCTGGATCGGCGTCTTCTCGTTCGTCTACCTGCTGGGAGTCCTGAAATGA
- the cyoB gene encoding cytochrome o ubiquinol oxidase subunit I, with product MSPDLVKFIFGRLTWDAIPLHEPILLVTFSVVVLGGLTVLALLTRYKLWGYLWREWLTSVDHKKIGVMYIILAIIMLLRGFADALMMRAQQAMAFGDAAGYLPPDHYDQIFTAHGVIMIFFVAMPLVTGLMNLVVPLQIGARDVSFPFLNNFSFWMTVGGAVLVMASLFVGEFARTGWLAYPPLSNIAYSPGVGVDYYIWALQIAGVGTLLSGINLVVTIVKMRAPGMSLMKMPVFTWTALCTNVLIVAAFPILTAVLGLLSADRYLGTNFFTNDFGGNPMMYVNLIWIWGHPEVYILILPAFGVFSEVVATFCRKRLFGYSSMVYATVVITLLSYIVWLHHFFTMGSGASVNAFFGITTMIISIPTGAKIFNWLFTMYRGRIRFEVPMLWTMGFMVTFVIGGMTGVLLAVPPADFVLHNSLFLIAHFHNVIIGGVVFGMFAGIVYWFPKAFGFRLDPFWGKLSFWFWLSGFYFAFMPLYVLGLMGVTRRVSHFEDPSLQIWFMIAAFGAVLILFGIIAFIVQIVVSIRNREALRDETGDPWDGRTLEWSTSSPPPAYNFAFTPVVHELDAWWDMKQRGYVRPTSGFIPIHMPANTWAGVVLAGLSVVCGFAMIWHIWWLAVLSFIALVGAAIAHTFNFKRDYYVPAEEVVRVEDARTQALRSLT from the coding sequence ATGTCCCCGGACCTCGTCAAGTTCATCTTCGGCCGTCTCACCTGGGACGCCATTCCGCTGCACGAACCGATCCTGCTGGTCACCTTCTCGGTCGTCGTTCTCGGCGGCCTCACCGTGCTGGCCCTGCTGACCCGCTACAAGCTGTGGGGCTATCTGTGGCGCGAGTGGCTGACCAGCGTCGACCACAAGAAGATCGGGGTGATGTACATCATCCTGGCGATCATCATGCTGCTGCGCGGCTTCGCCGACGCGCTGATGATGCGCGCGCAACAGGCCATGGCGTTCGGTGACGCCGCCGGCTACCTGCCGCCGGACCACTACGACCAGATCTTCACGGCCCACGGCGTGATCATGATCTTCTTCGTGGCCATGCCGCTGGTCACGGGCCTGATGAATCTGGTGGTGCCGCTGCAGATCGGCGCGCGTGACGTCTCGTTCCCGTTCCTGAACAACTTCAGCTTCTGGATGACCGTCGGCGGCGCGGTGCTGGTGATGGCCTCGCTGTTCGTGGGCGAGTTCGCGCGCACGGGCTGGCTGGCCTACCCGCCCCTGTCGAACATCGCCTACAGTCCGGGCGTCGGGGTCGACTACTATATCTGGGCGCTACAGATCGCCGGGGTCGGCACACTGCTGTCAGGCATCAACCTGGTCGTGACCATCGTGAAGATGCGCGCCCCGGGCATGAGCCTGATGAAGATGCCGGTCTTCACCTGGACCGCGCTGTGCACCAACGTGCTGATCGTCGCGGCCTTCCCGATCCTGACCGCCGTCCTGGGCCTGCTGTCAGCGGACCGTTATCTAGGCACCAACTTCTTCACGAACGACTTCGGGGGCAACCCGATGATGTACGTGAACCTGATCTGGATCTGGGGTCACCCCGAGGTCTACATCCTGATCCTGCCGGCGTTCGGCGTGTTCTCCGAGGTCGTCGCGACCTTCTGCCGCAAGCGTCTCTTCGGCTACAGCTCGATGGTCTACGCCACCGTCGTCATCACGCTGCTGTCGTACATCGTCTGGCTGCACCACTTCTTCACGATGGGCTCGGGCGCGTCCGTGAATGCGTTCTTCGGCATCACCACCATGATCATCTCGATCCCCACAGGGGCGAAGATCTTCAACTGGCTGTTCACGATGTACCGGGGCCGTATCCGGTTCGAGGTTCCGATGCTGTGGACCATGGGCTTCATGGTCACCTTCGTGATCGGCGGTATGACCGGCGTGCTGCTGGCCGTTCCGCCCGCCGACTTCGTGCTGCACAACAGCCTGTTCCTGATCGCCCACTTCCACAACGTGATCATCGGCGGCGTGGTGTTCGGCATGTTCGCCGGCATCGTCTACTGGTTCCCCAAGGCGTTCGGCTTCCGCCTCGATCCGTTCTGGGGAAAGCTGTCGTTCTGGTTCTGGCTGAGCGGCTTCTACTTCGCCTTCATGCCGCTGTACGTGCTGGGCCTGATGGGCGTGACGCGACGCGTCAGCCACTTCGAGGACCCGTCCCTGCAGATCTGGTTCATGATCGCGGCGTTCGGCGCAGTGCTGATCCTGTTCGGCATCATCGCCTTCATCGTCCAGATCGTGGTCAGCATCCGCAATCGCGAGGCGCTGCGCGACGAGACCGGCGATCCGTGGGACGGCCGCACCCTGGAGTGGTCCACGTCCTCGCCGCCGCCGGCCTACAACTTCGCGTTCACCCCGGTGGTCCACGAGCTGGACGCCTGGTGGGACATGAAGCAACGCGGCTACGTCCGGCCAACCAGCGGCTTCATCCCGATCCACATGCCGGCCAACACCTGGGCGGGCGTTGTGCTCGCGGGGCTGAGCGTGGTCTGCGGTTTCGCGATGATCTGGCACATCTGGTGGCTGGCGGTCTTGAGCTTCATCGCTCTGGTCGGCGCCGCGATCGCCCACACCTTCAACTTCAAGCGTGACTACTATGTCCCGGCCGAGGAGGTCGTCCGCGTCGAGGACGCCCGCACCCAGGCCCTGCGGAGCCTGACCTGA
- a CDS encoding DJ-1/PfpI family protein, whose amino-acid sequence MTTFHSCLWRGLLGSLAAILLLGMAAPSSAQPSAASGVDFDAALRGLKFKPEKVDGNQGAKGKANGLLDADEMALAAAILNGPDRPFEPKGGLDRAKLVAAYDQAMISAQTDLARLTKTWPTAPQVAAGYALLGEDSYLAFNAMAGAFGAPMKGDYTLARALTPYLAADGDADGDGVSNRDEYAATIKDGRAAYIRAALDPAIKPAKAAAVAAPVAEATRTLGVVLYPGFEVLDVFGPVEMWANTPGLEVVMISQDGGPVRSAQGTVVHADYSFATAPRLAIMMVPGGAGTYSQLENPALLSFLNVRDAETEFTASVCTGSAILAKAGLLKGRKATSNKAFFSLAVEQDPTVNWIKRARWVEDGKYFTSSGVSAGTDMALGLIARLKGKAEAHALAKSLEYEWRDDPSYDPFAKP is encoded by the coding sequence ATGACGACGTTTCACTCGTGCCTGTGGCGCGGCCTCCTTGGGTCGCTTGCCGCGATCCTGCTGCTGGGGATGGCCGCGCCATCCTCAGCCCAGCCGTCCGCTGCGTCTGGCGTCGACTTCGACGCGGCGCTACGCGGCTTGAAGTTCAAGCCCGAGAAGGTCGACGGCAATCAAGGCGCGAAGGGCAAGGCCAATGGCCTGCTCGACGCCGACGAAATGGCCTTGGCGGCGGCGATCCTCAACGGTCCCGATCGCCCTTTTGAGCCCAAGGGCGGTCTTGATCGCGCCAAACTCGTCGCAGCCTATGATCAGGCCATGATCAGCGCGCAGACCGACCTCGCGCGCCTGACCAAGACGTGGCCCACCGCGCCCCAAGTGGCGGCGGGCTATGCGCTGTTGGGCGAAGACTCTTATCTGGCCTTCAACGCCATGGCCGGCGCCTTCGGCGCCCCGATGAAGGGCGACTACACGCTGGCGCGGGCCCTTACGCCCTATCTGGCCGCAGATGGTGATGCTGACGGCGACGGCGTCTCCAATCGTGACGAGTACGCCGCAACGATCAAGGACGGCCGCGCCGCCTATATTCGGGCAGCGCTCGATCCCGCCATCAAGCCAGCCAAGGCGGCTGCGGTGGCTGCGCCTGTCGCAGAAGCAACCCGTACCCTAGGCGTGGTGCTCTATCCAGGCTTCGAGGTTCTGGACGTCTTTGGGCCGGTCGAGATGTGGGCCAATACGCCGGGCCTTGAGGTCGTGATGATCTCGCAAGACGGCGGCCCGGTGCGCTCCGCCCAGGGGACGGTCGTCCATGCCGACTACAGTTTCGCCACGGCGCCGAGATTGGCGATCATGATGGTGCCCGGCGGAGCGGGGACCTACAGCCAACTTGAGAACCCAGCCCTGCTAAGCTTCTTGAACGTCCGCGACGCTGAGACGGAGTTCACCGCCTCGGTGTGCACCGGTTCGGCGATCCTGGCCAAGGCCGGCCTGCTCAAGGGGCGCAAGGCCACCAGCAACAAGGCGTTCTTCTCCTTGGCCGTTGAACAGGATCCGACCGTCAACTGGATCAAGCGCGCGCGCTGGGTGGAGGACGGGAAGTACTTCACCTCCTCGGGCGTCTCCGCCGGCACGGACATGGCCCTCGGCCTGATCGCCCGCCTGAAAGGCAAGGCCGAGGCTCATGCCCTGGCCAAGAGCCTCGAGTACGAATGGAGGGACGACCCCAGCTATGACCCCTTCGCCAAGCCCTAG
- a CDS encoding MFS transporter, whose protein sequence is MARELAIPTSSGLERDARRMHADDRGVRPGEIALGVVIGRTSEFFDFFVYAIASVLVFPQLVFPFVDRLTGVMLAFALFALAFIARPFGSVIFGAIDRRYGRGVKLTIALFLLGGSTAVISLLPSYAAVGPLAIWALAACRVGQGLALAGAWDGMASLLALNAPENKRGWYAMIPQLGAPFGFMLASGLFAYFVSTLSTADFLDWGWRYPFFAAFAINVVALFARLRIVATEEFGALFENRELRPTRIASLLRAEGGNVLIGAFAPLATFAMFHLVTVFPLSWVVLHGDNQQALTFLRIELFGALVGVVGILASGWIADRITRQNQLALSALLIGAFSLLAPRLLDGGSVGQTAYVVIGFAILGLSFGQAAGAVSSGFSKRYRYTGAALTSDLSWLIGAGFAPLAALGLASLWGLPAIGLYLASGALATLLALTLDRARRRRRAAH, encoded by the coding sequence ATGGCGCGCGAACTGGCGATCCCCACTTCCTCGGGCCTGGAGCGCGACGCGCGACGTATGCACGCCGACGACAGGGGCGTACGTCCCGGCGAGATCGCCCTGGGCGTCGTCATCGGCCGCACCTCGGAGTTCTTCGACTTTTTCGTCTACGCCATCGCCTCGGTGCTGGTGTTCCCGCAGCTGGTGTTTCCCTTCGTCGACCGGCTGACCGGGGTGATGCTGGCCTTCGCCCTGTTCGCCCTGGCCTTCATCGCCCGTCCGTTCGGTTCGGTGATCTTCGGCGCGATCGACCGGCGCTATGGGCGCGGGGTCAAGCTGACCATCGCACTGTTTTTGCTGGGCGGTTCCACAGCGGTGATCAGCCTGCTGCCCAGCTACGCGGCCGTCGGTCCGCTGGCCATCTGGGCGCTGGCGGCCTGCCGCGTCGGTCAGGGGTTGGCGCTGGCCGGCGCCTGGGACGGCATGGCCTCCCTGCTGGCCCTGAATGCGCCGGAGAACAAGCGCGGCTGGTACGCGATGATCCCGCAACTGGGCGCGCCGTTCGGCTTCATGCTGGCCAGTGGCCTGTTCGCCTATTTCGTCTCCACCCTGTCGACCGCCGATTTCCTGGACTGGGGCTGGCGCTATCCGTTCTTCGCGGCCTTCGCGATCAATGTCGTGGCGCTGTTCGCGCGGTTGCGCATCGTCGCCACCGAGGAGTTCGGCGCCCTGTTCGAGAACCGCGAGCTTCGCCCGACCCGCATCGCCAGCCTGCTGCGCGCCGAGGGCGGCAATGTGCTGATCGGCGCTTTCGCGCCGCTGGCGACCTTCGCGATGTTCCACCTCGTGACCGTGTTCCCGCTGTCCTGGGTGGTCCTGCATGGTGACAATCAGCAGGCCCTGACCTTCCTGCGTATCGAGCTCTTTGGCGCCCTGGTCGGCGTTGTCGGTATCCTTGCCTCAGGCTGGATCGCCGATCGGATCACTCGCCAGAACCAGCTGGCTCTGTCGGCCCTGCTGATCGGCGCCTTCAGCCTTCTCGCGCCGCGGCTGCTGGATGGCGGATCGGTGGGGCAGACGGCCTATGTGGTGATTGGCTTCGCGATCCTGGGGCTTTCTTTCGGTCAGGCTGCGGGGGCGGTCAGTTCGGGCTTCTCCAAGCGCTACCGCTATACCGGCGCAGCCCTGACATCGGACCTTTCGTGGCTGATCGGCGCGGGTTTCGCGCCGCTGGCGGCGCTGGGCCTCGCCAGCCTCTGGGGACTGCCGGCGATTGGCCTCTATCTCGCGTCGGGGGCCTTGGCGACGCTGCTGGCCTTGACCCTCGACCGGGCGCGGCGACGCCGCCGGGCGGCGCACTAG
- a CDS encoding superoxide dismutase has protein sequence MRRLLTTSTILALCAVTPALAQTSSASQAVAAPQAAFALAPLPYAYEALSPVIDAETMRIHHGRHHQAYVNALNGAVASTPALQGKSLDAILSEVSRHPAVVRNNAGGHYNHTLFWTLMTAPGQGGAPSPKLLAQIDKDFGSLDAFKKAFETAGLQRFGSGWAWLIWSEGKLRVVSTPNQDNPLMDDAPVKGAPILANDVWEHAYYLKHQSNRGAYLGGWWQVVNWNKANALFETAAR, from the coding sequence ATGCGACGCTTGTTGACCACCTCCACGATCCTGGCCCTTTGCGCCGTAACCCCGGCTCTCGCCCAGACCTCCAGCGCATCGCAGGCCGTTGCGGCTCCGCAGGCCGCGTTCGCCTTGGCGCCCTTGCCCTACGCTTATGAGGCGCTCTCGCCGGTCATCGACGCCGAGACCATGCGGATCCACCATGGCCGTCATCATCAGGCCTATGTGAACGCGCTGAACGGTGCGGTGGCCTCCACGCCCGCGCTGCAGGGAAAGTCGCTGGACGCGATCCTGTCGGAGGTTTCGCGCCACCCGGCCGTTGTGCGCAACAACGCGGGCGGTCACTACAACCACACGCTCTTCTGGACGCTGATGACCGCGCCGGGGCAGGGCGGCGCGCCTTCGCCCAAGCTGCTCGCCCAGATCGACAAGGACTTCGGGAGCCTGGACGCCTTCAAGAAGGCCTTCGAGACGGCCGGCCTGCAGCGCTTCGGCTCGGGCTGGGCCTGGCTCATCTGGAGCGAGGGCAAGCTTCGGGTCGTCAGCACGCCCAATCAGGACAACCCGCTGATGGACGATGCGCCGGTCAAGGGCGCGCCGATCCTGGCCAATGATGTCTGGGAGCACGCCTACTACCTGAAACACCAGAGCAACCGCGGCGCCTATCTCGGCGGCTGGTGGCAGGTCGTGAACTGGAACAAGGCCAACGCCCTGTTCGAGACCGCCGCGCGCTGA
- a CDS encoding DUF2946 family protein, producing the protein MDKAAQKPLWIDLAMAFALVAACLRVLIPIGFMPVLGHGGAPTIVICSSAGAKVVAAPLGAADASDPAQDGHNTAKADCGFAGLIHAAPPVLPSLVLQAAGLVTAASLGPALGRVMTLPLRARPPPQTGPPTQI; encoded by the coding sequence GTGGACAAGGCCGCGCAAAAGCCTCTGTGGATCGATCTCGCGATGGCGTTCGCCCTCGTGGCGGCCTGTCTGCGCGTCCTCATACCCATCGGTTTCATGCCGGTGCTCGGCCATGGCGGCGCGCCGACCATTGTCATTTGCTCCAGCGCCGGCGCCAAGGTCGTGGCCGCGCCTTTGGGCGCCGCCGACGCGAGCGATCCGGCCCAGGATGGTCACAACACGGCGAAGGCGGACTGCGGGTTCGCCGGGCTGATCCATGCCGCCCCGCCGGTCTTGCCCAGTCTTGTGCTGCAGGCTGCGGGCCTGGTCACCGCCGCGAGCCTGGGCCCCGCCCTCGGGCGTGTGATGACCCTGCCGCTGCGCGCGCGGCCACCGCCCCAAACAGGCCCTCCGACCCAGATCTGA